Proteins encoded together in one Quercus lobata isolate SW786 chromosome 3, ValleyOak3.0 Primary Assembly, whole genome shotgun sequence window:
- the LOC115981975 gene encoding uncharacterized protein LOC115981975 encodes MSDGALTIVDGTQLRAADLTVVAKEDDADLMTGAKVLELAESRASSALFGLSLPQTLKSSALQSINLNDEDDVVSFRQTHLSSDQASLKLNHYLTAIADQLKDDPLVISILDGNILRLFLDDEDDFAMIAEDLFTDLDAEDKGKISKNEIRNALVHMGVEMGVPPFSEFPLLNDILRKHGAEGEEELGQAQFAQLLQPVLQELAEVLAEKPIVVIQNIKVINGSKLKKLLDDEKELNNIVDKIWEEKHGGKDGLASVELIRGFLERNGTGLGLPPSEANEAVVLLYDAAFADVKDGKIDVEVEKDELGKLVKEILNKFAELLEANPVFHDTNH; translated from the exons ATGTCAGACGGAGCGTTGACCATCGTAGACGGGACTCAGCTGAGAGCGGCGGACTTGACGGTGGTAGCGAAGGAAGACGACGCCGATTTGATGACCGGAGCTAAGGTGTTGGAGCTGGCGGAATCAAGAGCCTCCTCCGCTCTCTTCGGTCTCTCATTACCCCAAACTCTCAAGTCCTCCGCTCTCCAAAGCATCAATCTCAACGATGAAGACGACGTCGTCTCGTTCCGCCAAACCCATCTCTCATCTGACCAAGCTTCCCTCAAGCTCAACCACTACCTCACCGCCATCGCTGACCAACTTAAAG ATGATCCGCTTGTTATATCGATATTGGATGGGAATATTCTCCGATTGTTTTTGGATGACGAGGATGACTTTGCAATGATAGCAGAGGACTTATTCACAGACTTGGATGCAGAAGATAAGGGAAAGATCAGCAAGAATGAGATACGAAATGCACTTGTCCACATGGGAGTTGAAATGGGCGTTCCTCCTTTCTCAG AATTTCCTCTGCTAAATGATATCTTGAGGAAACATGGGGCtgagggagaagaagaattGGGCCAAGCACAATTTGCACAATTGCTCCAGCCTGTTCTTCAAGAACTAGCAGAAGTGTTGGCTGAAAAGCCCATTGTTGTCATCCAGAATATCAAGGTTATTAATGGCTCTAAGCTAAAAAAG CTTTTGGATGATGAGAAGGAATTAAACAACATCGTTGACAAGATATGGGAGGAAAAGCATGGTGGAAAAGATGGTTTAGCAAGTGTTGAATTAATCAGGGGCTTCCTTGAGAGAAATGGGACTGGGTTGGGCTTGCCACCATCAGAAGCCAATGAGGCAGTGGTTCTTCTTTATGATGCAGCGTTTGCTGATGTGAAGGATGGAAAAATAGATGTGGAAGTAGAGAAGGATGAACTTGGAAAACTTGTGAAGGAGATCCTTAATAAATTTGCTGAGCTGCTTGAAGCTAATCCCGTTTTTCATGACACTAATCATTGA
- the LOC115980641 gene encoding uncharacterized protein LOC115980641 encodes MYPDLFEGLGLKTHDLAKYDTPLVSFDGRVVIPEGQISLTVDMEGKGVIVTFIVVRSFSPYTAILGRPWIHAMKAVPSTLHMKVKFPTEYGVAEKPRGETGADVAKEVLKVRILPDTDKYFQIGTSMNNREKVEMLLFLLQNVDVFAWNPYEVPGVDPEFIVHKLNVDPSFPPKKQKPRRASKEHVDAVNLEVQRLKEAGVIKEIFFLRWLANTVVVKKKNDSGEFVWTSQT; translated from the exons atgtacccggaccTCTTCGAAGGGCTTGGATTGAAGACCCATGATTTGGCGAAATATGACACACCACTGGTCTCATTTGACGGGAGAGTCGTAATTCCTGAGGGACAAATCTCTCTCACGGTAGACATGGAAGGTAAGGGAGTTATAGTTACCTtcatagtagtccgatcattctCACCATACaccgcaatcctgggaaggccaTGGATTCACGCCATGAAGGCTGTTCCGTCCACCCTCCATATGAAGGTAAAATTTCCCACTGAGTATGGAGTTGCCGAG aagccCCGAGGGGAAACGGGGGCGGACGTGGCCAAGGAGGTATTGAAGGTTAGAATTCTTCCAGATACTGACAAGTATTTCCaaataggtacaagcatgaataACCGGGAAAAGGTAGAAATGTTGTTGTTCCTTTTGCAGAACGTAGACGTTTTCGCATGGAACCCATATGAAGTGCCtggcgtagatcccgagttcatcgTCCACAAACTCAACGTGGACCCATCATTTcccccgaagaagcagaaaccgagaagagcaTCAAAGGAACACGTCGAcgcagtaaacctggaggtccAGCGGTTGAAGGAGGCCGGAGTCATAAAGGAAATATTCTTCCTGAGATGGCTAGCGAACACTGtcgtagtgaagaagaagaacgacAGTGGAGAGTTTGTttggacttcacagacttga
- the LOC115980642 gene encoding uncharacterized protein LOC115980642, giving the protein MQEAEVQVEGVNVVFKESVHKILERIKNESFFRWPNKMGGNPSRRNQNLYCTYHRDKGHTTEQCRVLKDHLGQLVKAGYLKEFVVDSTDRESGQGVQQKRNPLPPPLGVIEVIHAAPRGTTAAKRVLTVACTGGDSAEKKKKVEWLTISFGEDDLEGTVQPHDDALVVTARIGGFLVKRVMID; this is encoded by the coding sequence atgcaggaaGCAGAGGTGCAAGTCGAAGGGGTTAATGTGGTGTTTAAAGAATCCGTGCACAAAATCTTGGAGCGGATCAAGAACGAgtcattcttcaggtggccaaacaaaatgggagGCAACCCGTCccggaggaaccaaaacctatactgcacATATCACAGAGACAAAGGacacaccaccgagcagtgtcgggtattaaaagatcatctcgggcAGCTGGTAAAGGCAGGGTACctgaaagagtttgtagtagACTCCACTGACCGAGAATCCGGACAGGGCgtccaacagaaaaggaacccCCTCCCACCTCCactgggggtaatcgaagtcatccatgctgCACCAAGAGGAACGACAGCAGCAAAAAGGGTATTAACAGTGGCTTGCACGGGAGGAGATTCAgccgagaagaagaagaaggttgaATGGCTaaccatctcgttcggagagGACGATTTGGAAGGAACAGTCCAACCCcatgacgatgctttggtggtaacGGCTCGGATAGGCGGGTTCCTAGTGAAGAGGGTAATGATCGACTAA
- the LOC115980065 gene encoding GDP-mannose 3,5-epimerase 2: MGSTGEAKYGAYTYENLEREPYWPSEKLRISITGAGGFIASHIARRLKSEGHYIIASDWKKNEHMTEDMFCHEFHLVDLRVMDNCLKVTNGVDHVFNLAADMGGMGFIQSNHSVIMYNNTMISFNMLEAGRINGVKRFFYASSACIYPEFKQLETNVSLKESDAWPAEPQDAYGLEKLATEELCKHYTKDFGIECRVGRFHNIYGPFGTWKGGREKAPAAFCRKAQTSTDKFEMWGDGLQTRSFTFIDECVEGVLRLTKSDFREPVNIGSDEMVSMNEMAEIVLSFENKQLPIHHIPGPEGVRGRNSDNTLIKEKLGWAPTMKLKDGLRFTYFWIKEQIEKEKAQGVDLSTYGSSKVVGTQAPVQLGSLRAADGKE; this comes from the exons ATGGGAAGTACTGGTGAAGCCAAATATGGTGCATACACCTATGAGAACCTTGAGAGGGAACCATACTGGCCATCAGAGAAGCTCCGAATTTCTATTACTGGAGCAGGTGGTTTTATTGCCTCCCACATTGCCCGGCGCTTGAAGAGCGAGGGTCACTACATTATTGCTTCTGATTGGAAGAAGAATGAGCACATGACTGAAGACATGTTCTGTCATGAATTCCACCTTGTGGACTTGAGGGTCATGGATAATTGCTTGAAGGTCACTAATGGAGTTGACCATGTGTTCAATCTTGCTGCTGATATGGGTGGCATGGGGTTCATTCAGTCCAACCACTCAGTTATCATGTATAACAATACAATGATCAGTTTCAACATGCTTGAGGCTGGCAGGATTAATGGTGTTAAGAG GTTTTTCTATGCCTCTAGTGCTTGTATCTATCCTGAATTTAAGCAGCTGGAAACTAATGTGAGCCTAAAGGAGTCTGATGCCTGGCCTGCTGAG CCTCAAGATGCTTATGGCTTAGAGAAGCTTGCAACAGAGGAGTTGTGCAAGCACTACACCAAAGATTTTGGTATTGAGTGCCGTGTTGGAAGATTCCATAACATTTATGGTCCTTTTGGAACATGGAAAG GTGGGAGGGAGAAGGCTCCAGCTGCTTTTTGTAGAAAGGCTCAAACTTCCACCGATAAGTTTGAGATGTGGGGGGATGGACTTCAGACCAGATCATTCACCTTCATTGATGAATGTGTAGAAGGTGTTCTTAG ATTGACGAAGTCAGACTTCCGCGAGCCAGTGAACATTGgaagtgatgagatggttagcATGAATGAAATGGCTGAAATTGTGCTTAGCTTTGAGAACAAGCAGCTCCCTATCCACCACATTCCTGGCCCAGAGGGAGTCCGGGGTCGTAACTCAGACAACACACTCATCAAAGAGAAACTTGGTTGGGCTCCTACCATGAAGTTGAAG GATGGGCTGAGATTTACATACTTCTGGATCAAGGAGCAGATTGAGAAAGAGAAGGCTCAAGGTGTTGACTTGTCAACTTATGGGTCATCTAAGGTGGTTGGAACTCAGGCTCCAGTTCAGCTAGGCTCACTTCGTGCTGCTGATGGCAAAGAATGA